In the Trichoderma atroviride chromosome 4, complete sequence genome, TCCGCGCAAGACACTTATCGATCACAATCATTCTTCTATCATGGTCGACGAATTGCGCTCATGGAATTAACGGAGTGTCCCACCATGGAGACTGCCCAGGCTTTCACGCTGATAAGCTTGTATATGCTTGGTAGTTGTCGGCGCGATGGGGCGTATTTGAACCTCGGGATTGCGATTAGCGCAGCAAAATCTCTAGGTTATCATCGATCTGAAGCCGCTTTCTCTCAGCGCGAAGAAGACAAATTGCTCAGGTATGATTACGCCTTCATATGTAAAACGTGCGGCCCCTGAAGCGCTGCTAATAAGGAAATGGCAACATAGGCAGCGAATATGGCGTACTTTATGCTATCACGACTTATTTTTTTGCGCCATGATGGGCCGCGCCCCTTTGACATCTGCTACAGATTCATCAGAGGAAGGGGACAAGGAGCGACCTGACCCGAACCACCCCGATAAGTGTCAGCAACTTGGGCTCTACGAATCTGCGCGAGCTTTTTCCATCCTGAAACAAACAGTACTCGAAATATACACAAAGCATTCGGCGCCGCTAGAGTTGCTTAACAATCTTTCTCAGCAGCTTCGTGAAATGGGAACAGAGCTACCTGTTGAGCTTCGCAATATCAGCCCTCTGGCATTTCCAGAGCATAAATGTCCCAAGACGAAGCAGCTTATCATAAGAAATGCCAGTGTCGCGTGCAATTATTACTTTAGCATGATGCTTCTGACAAGACCGTTTCTCATCGCCTGCCTCAAGGCAAAATATAACAAATCGCCAAAGACGACTCGAAGCCAGAGGCATCGTGCCGATCTTGAAGAATCCCTGGAGATTGATAACAGCGTTATATTTGGCGCCATGACTTCATATGACACAGCTCTTAAAACGATTCAGCTTCTACATGAGCTGTACGTCTCGGGAATACTCTACAACAATATGCCCCTTGTCGTGTAAGTGGCCGCCTTGAGTCGTGGACCACAGAAAATGTTTTGGATGATAGACTTACTGATATTGTATGAGTAGCGCATGGACATTTGTGTCGGCGTTAACTGTCTGTGCCGCCTACTTTGGCCAGCTGGGCGATGCAAGAGAATGCGAACTTGCAAGTTACAGGGCAAGTCAAATATTACAGCATTTCATCGCACATAGCCCACAGGCAAAGCAATACGATCTTATCTTGACGAAACTGTCCCGAGTTGCGCTGAACTACATAAATGCACCAATAAATCAGTTTGGTAGCACTGAGGATTTATTCTGGTCCGATATATTTAGGCTAACTCCGGCACACCTTCATAGTttaaaggaagaagaagaatcctTCAAGTTGAGTATCGGCATGTCAAATCGGTTAGCTACATCAGAAGGGATCAACAATGTTCCATTAAATGTTGACCTACTGCAATGCACTGTAGACCTAAACCCTGCTTTCGATAATATTTTCCATATTCCAGATGGGGCTTATAAGGAATTTCTCAATTATGTATTAATGCCTGATGATCTACTTTTTTAATCAGATAGCTCTTTCATAAATAGTCAACTAGAAATTTAATAACAAGTTTATTGTTTAATACGTTAGTCTTGATTGGAACTTCAGATTGAAATAGAGTTAtgtgtattttttttttaaacttgtACTACAAATCCTTCTCTTGTACAATTGCCCATTACTTGACATGGAGCTTTTTTCCTTTAAACATGTTGCAAGGTTCATACTGTAAGAACATTCTAGACTAAAAAATAGTACCTTTCAATGCCAATTCTACCCAAGAGTACCGATTGCGTGGATTTAGGCTAACCCCGTGATTTATTGTTGACTTTCGGGCTTAAGCTCAAAATCGAAAACTATCTAGGTAGTAACCAAAAGCCAACATATATTAATGCTACACATATATACTGCACGATTAGCCCCGAAGAAATACAAGCTGTAACAACTTGTTGCAGTAACAACTACAATCCAAACCAGCAGGACTACTATTTTTCTTTGCACGGCTTGCATGTTCAAT is a window encoding:
- a CDS encoding uncharacterized protein (EggNog:ENOG41~TransMembrane:2 (o448-466i527-545o)) translates to MGEDALRKLARFAKRTRKNAMVSVPAGNASSASGLARVPIHPINAYTDVSADWQRTWTWPSLYLPRTMLERPKTHQLDIRTRIASGLCVMTIGSRIVHWANISRSQNFPTSCVTQKDEQCTLEIAQRFLFLQNIQELIQNEQELADAAKDLSSLSVLEEAESRDSESVLAYSNANLGDLEALVKAFFIATCGILDIVDRSTIDNLLSRWISGNISVTSSSAALLYLVLAYAAQVRSESAQDTYRSQSFFYHGRRIALMELTECPTMETAQAFTLISLYMLGSCRRDGAYLNLGIAISAAKSLGYHRSEAAFSQREEDKLLRQRIWRTLCYHDLFFCAMMGRAPLTSATDSSEEGDKERPDPNHPDKCQQLGLYESARAFSILKQTVLEIYTKHSAPLELLNNLSQQLREMGTELPVELRNISPLAFPEHKCPKTKQLIIRNASVACNYYFSMMLLTRPFLIACLKAKYNKSPKTTRSQRHRADLEESLEIDNSVIFGAMTSYDTALKTIQLLHELYVSGILYNNMPLVVAWTFVSALTVCAAYFGQLGDARECELASYRASQILQHFIAHSPQAKQYDLILTKLSRVALNYINAPINQFGSTEDLFWSDIFRLTPAHLHSLKEEEESFKLSIGMSNRLATSEGINNVPLNVDLLQCTVDLNPAFDNIFHIPDGAYKEFLNYVLMPDDLLF